Proteins encoded within one genomic window of Cytophagales bacterium:
- a CDS encoding methyltransferase domain-containing protein — protein MIDLSQRSDEEELMDDLLCEGPVVDQTLAELDVINRLLGGNQISIQAFKELLKNRTEPIHLVDLGCGSGDLMKVMADLCRKRGIKATFTGFDANPNIVAYAKRHTKDYPEISYQCLNILSEAFREIQCDVIHACLFCHHFTSAQLSQLFGTFKQMASEKVIINDLHRHHLAYYSIKWLTGWFSKSDMVKNDAAMSVARGFKRKELEAILNQAGIETAQLSWAWAFRWKLIY, from the coding sequence TTGATTGATTTAAGCCAGCGATCGGATGAAGAGGAATTGATGGACGACCTGCTCTGTGAAGGTCCTGTTGTTGACCAGACTTTAGCAGAACTAGATGTCATTAATCGGTTGCTAGGTGGCAATCAGATCAGTATACAGGCTTTTAAGGAGCTACTTAAAAACAGAACCGAACCCATCCATTTGGTAGATCTGGGATGTGGTAGCGGGGACTTGATGAAGGTCATGGCAGACCTTTGCCGAAAACGAGGGATCAAAGCCACTTTTACTGGATTTGATGCGAATCCCAACATTGTCGCATATGCCAAAAGACATACGAAAGATTACCCCGAAATATCCTATCAGTGTTTAAATATACTTAGTGAAGCATTTCGTGAAATTCAGTGTGACGTGATCCATGCCTGTCTGTTCTGTCATCATTTCACCTCGGCGCAACTTTCTCAACTATTCGGGACATTTAAACAAATGGCAAGCGAAAAAGTCATCATCAATGACCTGCACCGACACCACCTTGCGTATTATTCCATCAAATGGTTGACGGGCTGGTTTTCAAAGTCAGATATGGTCAAAAACGATGCAGCAATGTCTGTTGCCCGAGGTTTCAAACGAAAGGAACTTGAAGCAATACTGAATCAGGCAGGAATCGAAACAGCTCAATTATCGTGGGCCTGGGCCTTCCGATGGAAATTGATCTACTGA
- a CDS encoding nitroreductase, with product MTFNTEEINRLIRNRRSIYPPQYSGESVPDEVINEMLENANWAPTHGLTEPWSFVVFKGEGIRKLATFQSELYKEKATAAGNFDESKFKKLANKPLLASHIISIGMKRELKLRFPEVEEVEAVACAVQNMYLTATAYQVGCYWGSGGVTYYDEAKSFFGLGKDDRLLGFLYLGMPKGDWPQGRRKPIADKVKWVQ from the coding sequence ATGACCTTTAATACCGAAGAAATCAATCGCTTGATCCGGAACAGAAGATCCATCTATCCACCTCAATATTCAGGAGAATCAGTTCCCGACGAAGTGATCAATGAAATGTTGGAGAATGCGAATTGGGCACCGACGCATGGTTTGACAGAACCGTGGAGTTTTGTGGTTTTCAAAGGTGAAGGCATCCGGAAGCTGGCCACTTTTCAGTCGGAACTCTACAAAGAAAAGGCCACCGCCGCAGGGAATTTCGACGAGAGTAAATTCAAAAAACTGGCCAACAAACCATTGCTTGCTTCACACATCATTTCCATCGGGATGAAACGCGAATTGAAGCTGCGATTCCCAGAAGTGGAAGAAGTAGAAGCGGTAGCGTGCGCGGTTCAAAATATGTACCTGACAGCAACGGCTTATCAGGTAGGATGCTATTGGGGTTCGGGTGGTGTCACTTACTACGATGAAGCCAAGTCATTTTTTGGCTTGGGTAAGGATGATCGGCTGTTGGGATTTCTTTATTTGGGGATGCCAAAAGGAGATTGGCCACAAGGACGCAGAAAGCCGATCGCTGACAAGGTGAAGTGGGTTCAGTAG